One segment of Argiope bruennichi chromosome 11, qqArgBrue1.1, whole genome shotgun sequence DNA contains the following:
- the LOC129956879 gene encoding uncharacterized protein LOC129956879 isoform X1, with protein sequence MSNPIVSQLKSLYRLSLQDISLRKVAVLLVSDPVKYISPSTVVYRDGEERIKLKHELFKSIVAELSLPESMREPLSNLLNPIFMETYKWWKYHEFFLRSKHSIFDCPEYVKYLHWTHMGTVNYRKTAEAMIRDEKLDINRRFKLACLYCLDEDIQNIWQKMSPLSKKCFYNNGQFPLCNDTGEIIIFWTCILKGRVDKLKSYLVGWVGHYSSIYQQAFELFAKNGYETATQYFFEKLTCEEKDASLVRTAEYVAEHVNDSFHPYTEVFYYLLTKMNTEQFQNVLEKSSCAILRSFLDWPRQDAFLEVAQLVLPFFVEDDYEMLQFVLLQQFKYLYNPSKLFQNLFLITPKGFRHSTNYLDNFFKRKDTENIKFMFTNMDPEETLELVMSRKALHKCYELVKEGKWDFLEFFMRESRLSKEDRERFAEAFNSNFSSLLELEIRERLTKVVNDIPTGTSNRDFSSCNKINQMDPMDFQPSGQPDEELIERPAKKIKKI encoded by the coding sequence ATGTCAAATCCAATTGTTAGCCAACTCAAAAGTCTTTATAGGCTGTCCCTCCAAGACATTTCTCTAAGAAAAGTGGCTGTCCTTTTGGTTAGTGACCCTGTCAAGTATATATCTCCCTCTACTGTGGTTTATAGAGATGGCgaggaaagaataaaattaaaacatgaacTGTTCAAAAGCATTGTAGCCGAACTCAGTTTACCTGAATCGATGAGGGAGCCGTTAAGTAATCTACTGAATCCTATTTTTATGGAAACATATAAATGGTGGAAGTACCACGAGTTCTTTTTAAGATCGAAGCATTCAATTTTTGACTGTCCAGAATATGTAAAATACTTGCATTGGACACATATGGGGACTGTAAACTATCGGAAAACAGCTGAGGCAATGATCCGCGATGAAAAGTTGGACATCAACCGGCGATTTAAGTTAGCTTGTCTGTATTGCCTTGATGAAGATATTCAAAACATTTGGCAAAAAATGTCCCCGCTgagtaaaaagtgtttttataacaATGGGCAATTTCCTCTATGCAATGATACGGgagaaataattatcttttggACTTGCATCCTAAAAGGAAGAGTAGATAAGTTAAAAAGCTATCTTGTGGGATGGGTAGGACACTACTCCTCTATTTATCAACAAGCTTTTGAATTGTTTGCGAAGAACGGTTATGAAACAGCgactcaatatttttttgaaaagttaacttGCGAGGAAAAAGATGCATCATTGGTGAGAACGGCCGAATATGTAGCAGAACACGTGAATGACAGCTTTCATCCATACACCGAGGTTTTCTATTATTTGTTGACCAAGATGAATACGGAACAGTTTCAGAACGTTCTCGAGAAGTCATCGTGTGCGATCCTTAGAAGCTTTCTGGATTGGCCACGGCAAGATGCTTTTCTTGAAGTTGCACAGCTTGTATTGCCGTTCTTTGTAGAAGACGATTATGAAATGCTGCAGTTTGTTCTGTTACaacaatttaaatacttatataatcCTTCAAAACTTTTTCAGAATCTTTTTCTGATCACTCCTAAAGGTTTCAGACATTCcacaaattatttagataatttttttaaacgtaaagatactgaaaatatcaaatttatgtttACAAATATGGACCCTGAGGAAACGTTGGAACTTGTCATGAGTCGTAAAGCACTGCACAAGTGTTATGAACTAGTAAAAGAAGGCAAGTGggattttttggaattttttatgcgCGAATCCAGGTTGTCCAAAGAAGACAGAGAGAGGTTCGCGGAagcattcaattcaaatttttcatcacTATTAGAGCTGGAAATACGCGAACGCCTCACTAAGGTGGTGAACGATATTCCTACCGGTACGTCTAACCGGGACTTCTCaagttgcaataaaataaatcagatgGATCCAATGGATTTTCAACCAAGTGGACAACCTGATGAAGAACTAATAGAAAGGCCagccaagaaaattaaaaagatttag